The nucleotide window CTGGTCAGCGTACCGTCCGGTCTTCGCCAGCGCAGCAAGGCTTCGGCACCGACGCAGTTGCGGCTGTCGAGGTCGAAGATCGGTTGATACAGCACCTGCAACTCGCCTCGCCGTATGGCGCCGTGCAGTTCGGCATCCAGTGACTGACGCTGGCGCACCAGCAGAAACACCAGAATGCCTACAGAAGCACTCAGCGCGAGGCTGGCCGGCAGCAGCCACCACCATACCGCCGGTACATGCATCCCGGTGCGCGGAGTGATCAGTACCAGTTGGTACTCAGGGGTGTTGGTTGGCATTCGATAAATCAGGCGGGTAGGGGTGATTTGCAGTGCATCATGGCTTTTGGGGGGCCAGGGCTCTGTCGGGGGCCAGACCTGCGCGACACCGAGTACCGGAATGGCGCGGGTGTCGTGGTCGAGTACCACCAGCAGGCTGCTCCCCGGAGACAGATCAACCATGTCGGTCAAATGCCCGCGGGACGTCGCAACCCGGAAATTGCCACGCCCAAGCATCAGCGCGGCGCGGTTCTCATCGGGTTCGGTGGTGGTGTTTAGCCAATAACTGTAGGTGGGGCCCTTGATGTCCGGCGGTCGGATCAGCGACAGCCCTTCCTGGCGGGGGCGGTTGGAGCAGATTCGCGAAGCGTCCATATAAGCAGCTTCATAAACGAAGCGGTAATTGAAGCTGACTTGCTGCAAGGTAGCGATCATTTCGTCATCGCAGCCTCGCAGCGGTTGGGCTTCCAGGTCATCGAGACTTTCGCGCAGCTGCCCAAATAGCTGCTCCAGGCGGGCCAGGAAGCGCTCCCCCTGGGCATTCATTTCCTGGCTTTCGTTCTGCTCGACCTGATTCA belongs to Pseudomonas sp. B21-015 and includes:
- a CDS encoding EAL domain-containing protein, which codes for MMPAARERLHSWFYRPWFLAMLATALSATLLMTGSLFVAMNQVEQNESQEMNAQGERFLARLEQLFGQLRESLDDLEAQPLRGCDDEMIATLQQVSFNYRFVYEAAYMDASRICSNRPRQEGLSLIRPPDIKGPTYSYWLNTTTEPDENRAALMLGRGNFRVATSRGHLTDMVDLSPGSSLLVVLDHDTRAIPVLGVAQVWPPTEPWPPKSHDALQITPTRLIYRMPTNTPEYQLVLITPRTGMHVPAVWWWLLPASLALSASVGILVFLLVRQRQSLDAELHGAIRRGELQVLYQPIFDLDSRNCVGAEALLRWRRPDGTLTSPDLFIPMAENTGQIRQMTDFVLQRLLEQLGQLLRANPQLYISVNLAACDVMVPRIGEVIARLLTLHRVAARQIAFEVTERGLVDVVVARENLQALRDVGHQVLIDDFGTGYCSLAYLQTLPVDCLKIDKAFIDALGHDAASSGVAPHIIRMAQALQLKVIAEGIEHEAQAVFLSSEGVKFGQGWLFAHALSAVQFIELITRGRRLTARRLDDEA